The following nucleotide sequence is from Trifolium pratense cultivar HEN17-A07 linkage group LG2, ARS_RC_1.1, whole genome shotgun sequence.
TGAAGCAAAAGTGGTAGGTACAAATCTGAAAGCTCTTCTGACTGTTTTGTGTCATGGAAGAAGAATTTGGACCATAATACAGATTGGCAATCAAGCTGCATAGTCAATCAATGGTTTCCAATTTCATTGTGTAGGGTGGTCCTAggcaaacagtttatgcaaggATTTTATGTTCAAAATTCTGGGTCAAATAAATGTTCtaagaaatttaatttagttaaaagtatatataattatgataaattatttatggatatttggttgttgttttttgttttgttgatatttGGTTGTTCTGGTTGAAGGTCTCATTTCTTTATTGACCAAAGTTTATTCTTgggtaaatattttattaaaatatctaaaaatataataattagatTAATTAtgtactttttatttataaaaataacaaacaggTTTACTATATcataaacaatttatttaaattcTAATTGGATGGTGGCGAGATTagagaaaatcatgttttttttttggcatgttatttttatatctttatTGATAAATGACGAGAGAGGTAGGTGTCGTCTTATcgaaatcaatatttttttgtcctATATAGTGTTTTCTTGATTCTATTTTTCATGTTATTCGTGAATCGTGATTGTCTACTCTCTATCTCTGCTTTTATTTAGCATAAATTGTACGTAGATCCTGAGAAAGTACTTTCTTTATACATATAGATCGCCATAGTTGGATTCTAAGAATCTTCGCTACAAAATTAAAGTCTCTAGAGATGAAACTCAGCTCTAATTTTTAGAGTCACCTTAAAATTGGGTTGCCTATGAGTAAAGCATAGTAGGGCAAAGTTTTTGTTAGCAAAAATGTGTGATGTCTGCGCTAGCTAGAATATATTTGATACCTTACACGTAAGGCATGATGAAAATCTAACTAATTGGGGAACATCAGTGCATGAACAAGTTATGTAATTGATTTAAAGGTCTTAAGGGTATAGTCCCAAAAGGATAAGAAAAGggattttatataaaaaaagcaTACTTTATATCTGATAGGGTCATAGTCTCGACAGCTTAGTATGGTTTTTGGTGGCAAAGTATTGATGAATTTGATGTCCTTAGATCCAGATAATGGAATGGAGATATTGTGAAGAGATATAAATTAGGATTTTTTGTTGCAAGTGTTGAGCATGTTATAAGattctttttaaataaaataaagttaaattacGGGAGACGACACCTATCTGTCTATGATTTCGTTTTTCAAGAAATCTGCACAGCGGAAGATCCTAAATTTGAGACTTTCTACACTGGAAATATTCTCTTAAATGAAGGTATTCGTGCGTGGATGGCGGCTCAAAATCAACGTCATGAAAACCTTATATTCCTTGAGGAGACGACACATCTCATATAAGATTAGAgaaaattacaaattttattgaatatGTACAATGAAATCTTAAACATATAATTTATCTATTAATTGTGGAGTTCGATCTCGAACTCAAGTAACAGTCGATGTGAGCAAAATGTACAACCATTTTATAAGATTGAGTTAAAAattctttaatatttttttaatggccaATGAACAAAACTCCATGCAATTAGGTTAGTTTTAGTTGGTAACAATTCAAATCAGGTCCGATAACGGTTTTGAGTTCAAATATATCATTGTTGATGTGAGGTTCTTGTTGAAAATATATAAGTACATGTGTCAAAGTTCTTTAAGTTTATAGATTTTTCCCTAATTCTAACAACTCTTTTAATCCAACTCCTCCAGGGACGGACTGAAggggggcaagtaggggcttcaaccccccccccccctcccaCATACATATAGTTGCTAATGACAcctcttaaataaattattgtgattttatttaataattttgagttaaatatatttttagtctttataaaattatgagtttttaagttttgtccttcaaaaaatttacttttagtccatatttgtattttataggactattttgaggactaaaagtatcaattttttgtaagaatatttCAAAATGGGGACTATTCTTAACAAACTGCAATATTTTAAAGGATAttttaagttaaaatttaataggactaaacataaaaactcgttattttataaggataaaaaatatatttaactctattatttattgttaaaaaagaaattcggcCCCCCGTGTGATTGATTTCTAGATCCGTCCCTGAACTCCTCTAAATTGTTGAATATGTTACATCATGGATTGATGTCAACTTTGGTCTATTATGTAAagaatttgaatcaataatGTCATTCATGTCAACTTGAAccttaaatgaattttatttttggtttttatcatttttcttaatttaaataCTTCAAAAGAATTTGAATCAatgacattattatttttaggaTCTTGTTAACGAGTGCCCCAAGACGCTCTTTAAgcattcaatttaaagaaattttttattcaaaaaattaaacactacaatttttaacattttaactTTACACATTtccaaaaaaatctataaaaaacttaccatttaatgttttaaaaaatgacCTGAAATAGTCGTTAGCATTTGTACTATTTTGGAATAAGTTTAAAATAGGGGAGATGTACCCCACCCATATAAGGTTAGAGAGAACTACAAACTTTATTATGTTCGTTATGATGAAATTTATAtacgtataattttttttttgacggaatatATACGTATAATTTATCAATCACATAATTTCAGCTTGAACTCACGTTTTCAAAGGTATGAGGGGAACTTAATGAACAATGTATGAAAAGTCTATTTTGGTTGTATCCACAAAAAAAAGTCCATTATGGTAATTAGGTTGATACACAGGTGGTAAATATTCAACTCAAACCTTATACACGAGTTTGAATCTCATTCGTTGATGTGAgaattttaacaatattatataaatactTTTGTCAAAACTTTTTGAGTTTTTCTGTGattccaataaaatttattcatgTCATTTTTAGTTTCTCAGATGTTGTTCTTAGTATATatcatttttcttaaaataattttttcttagttttcattatatattttcaacttgctctttcataataaaaaaattaacactaaAATATATTTCAGATTTTAGAACTTGAACGTATACaatcataaaatttcatatatgtgTAGGGAGCATTTAGATTCTAGATTTAAAATATGTAACATACACATTAAGTTCTATAACTCGAGTAAATTACTTTGGAGAGACTTATGAAAAATTCTCACCTCCCCCCCCCCCTTCCCCCCGCAACATATCTTTTCTCCCGATTTTCCGTTTCTACACTTGAATAAAACTTCGGAAAGTCTTTTCTGAATTTGAACTATGAAAACTTCGGAAAACGTGTTCCGAAGTTTTTATTCAAAagcaaaattagatttttttggggggggggcaGAAAATACATGTAAGGGAGGGAAGAGAATATTCGGAGATGCTATCTCCACCACCAGAGTTTGCTAACCACACCCCCAAATTCTCTGTGTGGAACTGTTTGATCTTACGGTTCTTAAACACCGTCCACCATCATAACAGATAACTGGATATCCCGTCGTTTTATCATCTCTCTTCTTCACTCTCCGACTCTCGTCTGTTAAGCAATCATGGTGGCCATGACATAAACGTGTTCCAACTTCTTCTAAGGTGATTTTCACTTCCAACATTAACTTTAACAATCTTTTGTCTTTTCTTGTTCATACATAGTTCAATGTTACTTGAGTGCTATGCTAGCTTACTAGTCAGAGCTTAGTAACAGTTGTAAAATATGGTTATTAGTGCCACTTTGATTAGTAAAAATTaaccaacttttttttaaaaaaaattggttataaCTGTTTACAGAAAACTAACTACAATATTAGGAACATTGGAATTTAGTGGATCCCACAACACAATGTTTGTCAAATGTTAGTTAACTATTAGGACCAAGCGTTCAGGAGAACTCGGGTTTGATTCCTGGTGAGAACAATTCTCACCAAGAACTTACTTACCGCGGCGGTCAAACTCTAGATTATCAGAGTCCCTTCCTTGAAACCGGAGGGTTAATACCTATTTGACAATGTATTGTGAACAATAGTAGTTTGTTTAAATTTTGCTGCACGTTATAGCCTATAAAATACTGACACGGACACGAGTAAGACACTGATACTTACACTTCGGCACTGGCAATAAATTGAGAAAGTAGAATAATTGAAGGTTATATGTGTCGGTGTCGGTACACATGTCAGACACCAGACACAACTTCAATGCAAACTGTCAGTGCTGCATTGGTTATAGCACTGTAATAGCTGTTATTTGACAACTATTGTTGATTCCTCTTTATCTAAATTTTGTCTCATGGAGTGAGTGGATTTTGTGTACTAATTCttattttcttcttaatttGATTTTCAATTGTTGATTGTTCTCATATGTTGCAGATTCAATCTTGTGAATTTGATGGCTCAACTCAACTTATGAATATTCTCCACGAACCAGTCTTCTTAAACATTTCATGTTTCTATGACTTCCCCAAGTTACTTAAACATAAAACATGTTCTTATGTTCCAAAACTTGCCAAATTTCATAAATCTAATGGCGCCCTTTTGGCTATGCaaggttattttattttacttaaggattttctttatttttattttcaaaatctccatttttgtgttttaataATAGATGTTATTTTTGACAGGCAATGTAGAGTTAGCAGGTCCTGTTGTCAACTCATTCAACCATAAGGTAATATAGTTTATAGGCCTTTTTTGTGCTACAATCTTATGTTCTgatatttcatcattttttagCAGCCTAGAGGTTCCCCGTTTcttaattttttccttttaggATAGGATGAAATAGTGTTGTCATTCTCATTCGGATGCATTTGTTTTCTTTCCTAATACATGATCATCATACCTTATGTTGAAATTTAATTCAATTACGAAGGACTACAGTGATAAGGATGTAACTGCGGATCctagtgttgtcaaatagcagcaTTATAGCATACACAATTTTAACAAACTGCTATTATTCTGTGATACGTGATTTTTAGCATAAAGCGATGTCAAGTAGCGGCTATAGCACTGTATCATAAGCCATTTACAAAGTTGTCAAATTTAGTTGTCCTAAATTGATGATCAAATAACATTTTTGACCAGTATAACCAGTAGAATATATGTTATGTCAATGATTGTCGTTGTCGGTTGAGCATGGTTGCTATATTCTTAATGATATGATGTGTTATTGGCTGTGTATTTCGTTGTGGCTCTAAATATTTTGGTTTTATACTTTTAATGTTAGATTTACATTAATAATGGAGAAGAGTTGAATGGTATTCCTCATATACAAACTCTTAGAGAATTTCCTAGGGAGGAGCTTTTTGGAAAAGTCGTCATGGTTAGATTTGAGTCTAACATATTGCTCAAGCAAGAGTATAACGAGAAAAATCAATCAGATTTTAATGCACTGTTTACAATTAAATATTTACATGAAGCCGGAGCAAATGTCATCCTTGTCGGTGATTGGAAAACAAATACTTCAGAACTTCACACAGCAACGGTTGCAGGTACATTCCTAAAGACTTTCTTGAAATTAAGTTGTTTGAGCTTCCATATTAGATAAGTGATTATCTCTATGCAATAGATTTCTTATCAGGAATTCTTCAAAGACAAGTTGTTCCACTGCAAGGCATTTCTTGTAACAAACTATCGGAGATTAATGGCTTCAAGAAAGAGAATATCTATCTTCTTGAGAATCTTAATAATATCAAAGACGAAGTTGCTAATTGTTTGAAGTTTGCTAGAGTATTATCGTCAGGAGTTGATATCTTTGTAAACGACTCCTTCTCTAACTCTCATAAAGTTCTAGCATCAACGGTTGGCGTTACTCGTTTCTGCTATGCTCGTATTGCTGGTTTTCACTTCGAGGAGAAGCTTCGTTTCGTGAAGAATTTAGCAGAAGCCAACAAGAAGCCATATGTAGCAATTGTATGACTCATCTTCTGCTATAGCATTGATTACCAGTTACGACTATGACAAATAACTCTTCAAGATAGCGTCAAGTTCTCTTATCAATGAAGTTATTCACCGTTTGTTTCTCATACAATTCAGATTGGAGGTGGTAATCTTGCCATGAAAGCAGCTTCATTTCGGTTTTTAGCCTCCAGATgtcaatgttttatttttgttggaatGATGTCATTTCAAATAATGAATGCATTAGGAGTACCGGTTCCTATTGATTTGGTGGACCGTAAGGCATTCAGTGAAGCTATAGATATAGTGAGACGTGCTCGCGATAACAACGTGCAGATATTGTATCCAAAGGATTTCTGGTGTAGGAATAAAAATGATCCAAAGCAATTGCATGTATTTCCTTCTCATGGACTTTTGGATGGTGAGATTTTCTTCAATCTGATAAATGCAGTTGTTCTATTTGTATAATTAGTCATATGTTAGTATTctcagaaaataaaattgactcaTATTTAACTTTGATCTAGGTTGGGTGCCTATTGACCTTGGACCTGTGTCATTGGATGAAATAGGTACCATGCTTACAAATTGTAAGGTACAcgagtaatttatttttacctAAAATTTAAACATGCACTACTgttgatttaatttcttaatatgTATTGAAGTACCTTACCATCTATGAATAACGGACGCACAGACACATAagcactgataataatttgagaaaatagaagtgATTGTATGTGACCACAAGTGTCCTGCCGGTCAGTTGGTTTTGAACACTGACGTGTGTCGGACTTGGGCGTGTCTTCAATATGAAGTGTCGGTTCTACATAGCTTAGGATTACTGTCAACATTGAGCTTGATTAAtttatcatttgttttcttAAGATAGGGAATCTTTTAAGATGGACATATCATACCTGCAACACTGCACCATATATGCTAATGTTACTTGAATTTGTGCATGTAGTCAATGTCATGTAATAGAAATATTTGTCAGTATTGTCAAATACCGGTGCCATAGCACTGTAGTATACCATAATTTGACCAAATCATTATGGTTCTGCAATTTGCTATTTAGGACAAAGTGTTATCTAGTAGTAGCTATAGCGGTGCTATATCATTGTAGCGAAGCAAAATTTGAACAACACGCTATTTTCCGCGAACCACAATTTTCAACACTGGTATTCGTAATTGATAGTAATATTTTCGTTTTAAAAATAATGGTTTTTTTCTTACATTTTAAAATTCACAAGTAACCACCTCACTTTTTTCTTTGAATCAACTACAGAAAATAATTTGGATCGGTCCAGTGAAATTTGCTAATCGAAGTGAACACACAAATGGAGCATCTAAATTGGCGAAAATTCTTGTTCAACTAAGCCAAGGAAACTGTGAAACAACTATTGTTGGGACTACTGCATGCAATCTTGTGAGACAGGAAACAAGTTCGCTGTCTTCTATAAATATGGTTCAGAATGCTTCAGTAGTATGGGAATTTCTCAAAGGAAGAAAGCTCCCAGGTGTTATGGCTGTTGATAGAGTatgttattattactactactactctACGCCATATTATAGAATAACAGTTCTGTaaattctgaaaccattctatttTGCATATATTATCTTGCATGCTTCTTGTGCTAGAACTGTATGGTTTAAGCCACCAGAGTTACTTTCTTAATATTACATTAACCACTTTTttaactcaatcctacaaaaccgGCCTAAACCATATACAGGCCATCTCACATCCGATGTGAGATTCGTAACAAGATATATAgtgattttttcttcttcttggtgttatcattttaattaattgtgTTGATGTATTCAATCTTGCTCTAAGCAATTGAAAGTGCTTCAATTTTATGGTAGTCACATTTTGCAGGCATACCCTTTTGAAATCAACTGGAACAACATTTATTCTGTTCCAACTCAATCTCTTGTGGTTGATATCGGAAGCGGTACtttctttttctatatataataatgtataTAATGTGCATATATAGTAATGAGTATATTGTCATCATATACATTTTCTTTTAACCATAACATTGTTGTAAAACAGTCCTTATGTTACTCGTTCCTATGAACATTTGATCTCTAAATGACAGGCAATGGGCTTTTTCTTCTCGAAATGGCTAAACGAAGGAAAGATTTGAACTTTCTTGGTTTGGAGATGAATGAAAAGGTTTCATAATTGTAACATACCCTGCCTTGTTCCTAGCCTTTTTTGCTACGCTCATTGTTTATCCTTTTTTTGTTTTCGCTTTAACCATTAACATATTTTTCAGCTTGTTTTGCGGTGTCTGGATTCTATTCAAGAGTTTGGCATAAAGAATGGGTAATGTCGTTGTTTCCACTTTCCATAGGACTAATAGAAGCtgtatatttttggtttttagtTGGATTAGATTACAAGAAAATTTTCATAGTTGAATACTGATCATATATCACTAATTTCTAAGTTCATTCATACTTTAAATTTCATTGTTTTGTTTAACTTTCTAAGCTTTGCTTTTCTGATTTATCTATTTTAGGCACTTCATTGCTACTAATGCAACATCAACATTTCGTTCGATCGTTTCTTCGTACCAAGGAGAGTTAGTTCTTGTATCAATACAGGTCAAGCTTAAAATTCGTTACATTTTTACTTTTGTGTTCTCTTCTTTGTCATTATTGAATATTGAATAGTTTCTATTCTCTTTATATTCTCTAAATTAGCTACTAGCAACGACCTTGAGTCTTATTCGTTTTTTCCTCTTAACACATGCATGTAGAATAGACTTTGTTCATTATTTaatgttaagagtctcacattagATGAGATATGGCCTGAAAACTAGTTTATAAGTGGGAGGCATCTTTCGCCTTATAAGCCATTTTGTGGGTGGAGTTAGGTTCAACCAACATTTTAAGATGATATTAGAGTCACTCGGGTCACACTCAGATGTCTGGTTCTGGGCGTGTGGGTGGTGGtggttaagagtctcacatttgATGAGATATGGCCTAAAATAAGTTTATAAGTGTGAGACTTTCCTCATCTTATAAGATGGTTTTATAGGGTAGAGTTAGGCTCATTCCAAATTTTAAGATTTGTTGTCACAACTTTACATACTTGATTGGTTAATCTCTAAGCAAAATGCTATCACAACAAATTTGCTTATTAATAAGCATATTTTTTCTTGCAAATATTTTCCTTTCTCCACCAACCACTAAAGCCTAATCTTCATCTTGCCTTTATTTTTTTGCAGTGTCCAAACCCTGATTTCAATAAACCTGAACATAGATGGAGAATGCTGCAGAGATCTTTAATTGAAGCAGTGGTAGATCTTCTAGCATCTGGTGGAAAGGTAAATAGACTctaaagaatttttttacttGCATTTTCTTAATCATTGCTCGTTACATTTGAGAGAAATAGTTGTTTTCAgtagtgttgtcaaatagcggctatagcaTAGTGTAACTGAACAAATTACTATTGTTCTGTAATACATcatttagtacaaagtgttgtcaaatagcatcTATAACGACGGCGTTATAGTTCTATTGTGTGGCAGAATTTGAAAAACAACTATGTTCTGCGATCGCAGTTGACAACACTGGTTTTAAGTATATTATATTCATTGTGTCGCTCCCTGTTTAGTGATACTGTAATGTGTCGAGCGATGACTTACTCcaacttgtatattttgaataGTTTTGTGTTTAATGATATTGAGCTTGATTAGATTCTCAACATTGATCAGGTCTTTTTGCAATCCGATGTAAAGGAGGTAGCACAAAAAATGAAAGAACAATTTATGAGATATGGCAAGGGTAAGCTTGTTTTGGAGCATGGCCAAAGTGATTGGCTTGATGAAAACCCATTAGGAGTTAGGTCAGATTGGGAAAAACATGTTTTAGAGCGTAGGGCACCTATGTATCGAATGATGTTTTCTAAATCATCTGAGAAAAGTGAAGTTTTAATTTCAAATGAGGTAATTCAGAAAGTTGCTTCAAGCTGAACTATCAACTATATATTGTTCGAGTTTAACTTATATATTTAACGAGCTCAATGTTCCGCTCATTTAGTTAATTAATCAAGAACAAGAATTTTCAGCTCATTTAGTTCATGAACCAGTGCCAATGAGTTACTCGGAAAATCGATCAATGCTCACTCTAATTTTGAGTTGATCTGGTTCATTGTCGGGGTCTTAGTTCACTCATCTGATTAgatttcatattttaatgttAGCTTTGTGTATATTTGTAATAAAGGTCTAGAAATTCATGATTTCTATAAATGGTACTATGATATTTCCTGTACAATTTATTTTGGTTAGTAATAAACGTCATATTGAATACTTTCCGCCTTGCTTCTTTTCATGTCACACTTTAACATCTCTTCACATTTCAGTTGCTCATCCTCAAAAAACAATATTTCCAAATTCTCTGAATTTTCCGGCTTTAACTAGTTTGTCTTTACGGTGTTTTGTCTTTTGTGTGGGCGATGATGGTCGTGTTGAGCCTTTTTCAGCATTTAACAGGTTGAAAAGTTTGATACTTCGGTATTGTATAGCTCTTGATAAACAAAAGATCTGCATATCAAGTGCCACACTTGACAATTTAACAACCGAATGTTGTAAATTTGAGCTATGCACTCCAAGCCTACGTACCTTTGTTTATAAGGGTACTCCTATTGTTCAACAACTCTGTTGGAGCAAGAGCAATCTCTCTTCTGTCAAACATGTAAATATTACCTTAAAAAGTTTGTTGAACTCCGCAAAGACTTCATTGGTTCTACACAATTGGTTGGTTGAGCTTGCTAATATGGAATCATTGACGATATGTTCAAATACTCTTGAAGTTACCTATTGATAAAAAAGCTGtccaaaaaaaacaacaaaaccaaCACCGCACAAACCCACACCACCTTGTATTATACAAGATCTTTTCTTTCTACACaatctttctttattttttgtattaaacATTAAAGTTTCAATGGGtttattagaatttgagttTTGAATAAGAATTTTAGGCTTGATGATCAAGAAGTGATAAATTTTTCTGGATTTCATGATGAAGGTGGCGCTGGATTTCTGGGTTAGTGATGAAAGGGTGATGAATGTTAAAAGTTTTTTACAAATGTTGACATTTTCTTCAACTGTGTTAACATTCTTCGTATCTATGGTTCTTAGGCCCTTTGTCCTAactttttttaggtgtagaagcTCCTTTAATCATAAAGCTAAAAATAATAGCTTTTTAACTAAAGTTAAAATTGGTTggtaaatcttaatttttttataaaaaaaatttaaaaattgttatttttttatttgataatatattataatttttcctaaaatatagaaacttttatttttactatagcttatagaaattgttgtttggcctagtttcttatttttaaataaaaaaaaaagaggaaaaaaagttaggccaaacgGGTCTTAATGTTagatttttttcctaaaatatacTCCTACCCCCctcttatttcccgtaatacccTCCTCTCAAAATTATTTCCCGTAATACACCTCTCATGAGACAAAATCTGACGACGCAGCAGGGGGGAAGGGTAGCGCCATTCAGAATGGCTCCATTGCCTTTGGGTAGCGCCATTCTGAATGGCTCCATTGACCaagactaattttttttgtctttttcctGTCGGGTCTGCATGCGCATGGGAGGGAGAGAATAACCGGGATAGTAAgcattttctaaattttcattGAAACGTTGAGTTCCCGTTGATTCAAATGGTTGGTCGTCGTAAATGAAAATTCTGCGAAATTTTCATTTTCGCGGAATTTTCACTTACTCTAAATTTTCATTGAAACGTTGAGTTCCCGGTGATTCAAATGGTTGGTCGTTGTAAATGAAAATTCTGCGAAAATGAAAATTCCGCGAAAATGAAAATTCCGCGTAAATGAAAATTCCGCGAAATTTTCATTTTCGCAGAATTTTCATTTACTCTAAATTTTCATTGAAACGTTGAGTTCCCGGTGATTCAAATGGATGGTCGTCGTAAATGAAAATTCTgcgaaaatgaaaattctgcgaaaataaaaattttgcgGAATTTTCATTTACGCGGAATTTTCATTTTCGCGGAATTTTCATTTTCGCAAAATTTTCATTTACGCGGAATTTTCATTTTCGACGACCAACCATTTGAATCACCGGGAACTCAACGTTTCaatgaaaatttagaaaatgcTTACTATCCCGGTTATTCTCTCCCTCCCATGCGCATGCAGACCCGACagaaaaaagacaaaataaattagcCTTGGTCAATGGAGCCATTCAGAATGGCGCTACCCAAAGGCAATGGAGCCATTCTGAATGGCGCTACCCTTCCCCCCTGCTGCGTCGTAAGATTTTGTCTCCTGAGAGATGTATTACGGGAAATAATTTTGAGAGGggggtattacgggaaataagagGGGGGTaggggtatattttgggaaaaaaatctaAAGATGTTATTATATCTTCtcataactatatttttttattgaaatctatggttaagaaaaaaatacttattaCAACTACTTAAATTGATTTTTGCTATATGCAAATTAGTCACATCAGAACGTTTTTGCGGTTGAATCCATTTTGAATTTGATAAATGTATTGCTTGTGAAGTATGTGTTTGTGTATGTCCTATAGATTTATCCGTTGTTGATTGAAAACTAGAAACGGATATTCGAAAGATAATAATTATTGTTGCGATAAATCATTTTTTCCAAGGATAAAAATTTTgttgagaaaaataataaattattacaacGACATAGATTAATCGTTATTATATGCATGCATGTTATTGCCAATAAGTTGATTCTCGCTAAGAAAAAGTCGCTGTCAAATATCATATTTCTAATAGTGATTTTGTGAGTTTTCCTTTTCTGTCGTGAAAGGTCATAAAATAATGggaatttagtaaaaaaaataaaaatgaatgaacTCTTATGATTAGTAAGTGTTTTATAAGATCTTTTTACTACATGTATTAATTAAAGGGCCGGACAAACACAACTCATTGATGTATTGTAGGgacatttaataattaatattataatttctgAAAGAATTTCTTACTGGATAAGTactaaaaactatttaattgATGAGAATACAAACTCAATAAATTATACAAAGTTTTAAAAACCATTTGTTACGTGTAAATTGAGGAAATATGGCTACAATTGTCAAGTTTATTATCTTTCTTTCCATATTTTTTGTTGCAAATTTCAATACAAGTAAGTGTTTTTTATCCattaatttcaaatttcttttcTTACGTTGtacttaatattttatttcattttaattataCTCTTCTATTCTCTTTTTTCGTTACAGATATTAGATGTTCAAAGCATATACCAT
It contains:
- the LOC123910912 gene encoding phosphoglycerate kinase-like isoform X2, encoding MNILHEPVFLNISCFYDFPKLLKHKTCSYVPKLAKFHKSNGALLAMQGNVELAGPVVNSFNHKIYINNGEELNGIPHIQTLREFPREELFGKVVMVRFESNILLKQEYNEKNQSDFNALFTIKYLHEAGANVILVGDWKTNTSELHTATVAGILQRQVVPLQGISCNKLSEINGFKKENIYLLENLNNIKDEVANCLKFARVLSSGVDIFVNDSFSNSHKVLASTVGVTRFCYARIAGFHFEEKLRFVKNLAEANKKPYVAIIGGGNLAMKAASFRFLASRCQCFIFVGMMSFQIMNALGVPVPIDLVDRKAFSEAIDIVRRARDNNVQILYPKDFWCRNKNDPKQLHVFPSHGLLDGWVPIDLGPVSLDEIGTMLTNCKKIIWIGPVKFANRSEHTNGASKLAKILVQLSQGNCETTIVGTTACNLVRQETSSLSSINMVQNASVVWEFLKGRKLPGVMAVDRAYPFEINWNNIYSVPTQSLVVDIGSGNGLFLLEMAKRRKDLNFLGLEMNEKLVLRCLDSIQEFGIKNGHFIATNATSTFRSIVSSYQGELVLVSIQCPNPDFNKPEHRWRMLQRSLIEAVVDLLASGGKVFLQSDVKEVAQKMKEQFMRYGKGKLVLEHGQSDWLDENPLGVRSDWEKHVLERRAPMYRMMFSKSSEKSEVLISNEVIQKVASS
- the LOC123910912 gene encoding phosphoglycerate kinase-like isoform X1, coding for MNILHEPVFLNISCFYDFPKLLKHKTCSYVPKLAKFHKSNGALLAMQGNVELAGPVVNSFNHKIYINNGEELNGIPHIQTLREFPREELFGKVVMVRFESNILLKQEYNEKNQSDFNALFTIKYLHEAGANVILVGDWKTNTSELHTATVADFLSGILQRQVVPLQGISCNKLSEINGFKKENIYLLENLNNIKDEVANCLKFARVLSSGVDIFVNDSFSNSHKVLASTVGVTRFCYARIAGFHFEEKLRFVKNLAEANKKPYVAIIGGGNLAMKAASFRFLASRCQCFIFVGMMSFQIMNALGVPVPIDLVDRKAFSEAIDIVRRARDNNVQILYPKDFWCRNKNDPKQLHVFPSHGLLDGWVPIDLGPVSLDEIGTMLTNCKKIIWIGPVKFANRSEHTNGASKLAKILVQLSQGNCETTIVGTTACNLVRQETSSLSSINMVQNASVVWEFLKGRKLPGVMAVDRAYPFEINWNNIYSVPTQSLVVDIGSGNGLFLLEMAKRRKDLNFLGLEMNEKLVLRCLDSIQEFGIKNGHFIATNATSTFRSIVSSYQGELVLVSIQCPNPDFNKPEHRWRMLQRSLIEAVVDLLASGGKVFLQSDVKEVAQKMKEQFMRYGKGKLVLEHGQSDWLDENPLGVRSDWEKHVLERRAPMYRMMFSKSSEKSEVLISNEVIQKVASS
- the LOC123910912 gene encoding phosphoglycerate kinase-like isoform X3 produces the protein MVRFESNILLKQEYNEKNQSDFNALFTIKYLHEAGANVILVGDWKTNTSELHTATVADFLSGILQRQVVPLQGISCNKLSEINGFKKENIYLLENLNNIKDEVANCLKFARVLSSGVDIFVNDSFSNSHKVLASTVGVTRFCYARIAGFHFEEKLRFVKNLAEANKKPYVAIIGGGNLAMKAASFRFLASRCQCFIFVGMMSFQIMNALGVPVPIDLVDRKAFSEAIDIVRRARDNNVQILYPKDFWCRNKNDPKQLHVFPSHGLLDGWVPIDLGPVSLDEIGTMLTNCKKIIWIGPVKFANRSEHTNGASKLAKILVQLSQGNCETTIVGTTACNLVRQETSSLSSINMVQNASVVWEFLKGRKLPGVMAVDRAYPFEINWNNIYSVPTQSLVVDIGSGNGLFLLEMAKRRKDLNFLGLEMNEKLVLRCLDSIQEFGIKNGHFIATNATSTFRSIVSSYQGELVLVSIQCPNPDFNKPEHRWRMLQRSLIEAVVDLLASGGKVFLQSDVKEVAQKMKEQFMRYGKGKLVLEHGQSDWLDENPLGVRSDWEKHVLERRAPMYRMMFSKSSEKSEVLISNEVIQKVASS